The Longimicrobiaceae bacterium nucleotide sequence GCCAGCATGTAGCCCGCCTCCCGCGAATCCGACCCCCGATCCACGTCGTCCCGAACCGCCGCAAAGGGAGGTGCCGATGCGCTCCCGTCTCGCCTCCGCCTCCCGCGCGGCGCTGCTGCTGGCCCTCACCGCGGTACTCGTGGCGTGCGACCGAACGCTGACGGACGCCCCGCGGCCCGCGATCTCCACGGCGGACACGACGCTGGAGGTGGGCGAGGCGGCGCAGCTGAGCGCGCGCGGGTTCCAGGCCGATCCGGCGTGGACGAGCAGCGACACGGCGGTGGCGAAGGTGCTCTCCACCGGCTACGTGACCGCGATGGGGCCGGGCACGGCGACGGTGACCGCGGCGGGCCGCGGGCGTACGGCCGCCGCCGCGGTGCACGTGCGGCTGCCGCCCACCATCGCCCCTTCTGCATCGACCGTGGCATTCGCGGCGTACACGGGCGGCAGCGACGCGGCGGCGCAGAGCGTGGCGGTGGCCAACGCCGGCGGATCGCCGCTCACGGGCCT carries:
- a CDS encoding Ig-like domain-containing protein, which produces MRSRLASASRAALLLALTAVLVACDRTLTDAPRPAISTADTTLEVGEAAQLSARGFQADPAWTSSDTAVAKVLSTGYVTAMGPGTATVTAAGRGRTAAAAVHVRLPPTIAPSASTVAFAAYTGGSDAAAQSVAVANAGGSPLTGLAVETAYAAGGPADWLSVSLSATAAPAVLLLQPQTGRLAAGTYRATVRLASPLPRVAEARVAVTFSVGPA